From the Kitasatospora viridis genome, one window contains:
- a CDS encoding CPBP family intramembrane glutamic endopeptidase, translated as MTAIPRSAALRRQGVAAFLALTFTSAWGWMLVARLGLRLSLVNPLVQLPFALVPALAAVVVRLWVTGEGFRDAGLSLRLRTAWPYYLAAWVGPLLLTAGGVGLAALLGHRPDIGQLASITPWMPPWAVPLLLAAAALVLAPLYWGEEFGWTGYLRQRLLPGRPLLSTLATGLIWATWHYPLALLGYLHFANLFAGLGTWTLSFLCQEYLLSWLRIRSGSIWPASLAHAGNNLVLSVLLGVLLGSDYDEVALTLLPVPALALAACCAALGLRGRRTARSARTRDAEPVTPELAARSGSNSAARG; from the coding sequence ATGACGGCAATTCCGAGGTCCGCCGCGCTTCGACGCCAAGGCGTCGCGGCCTTTCTGGCGCTCACCTTCACCAGTGCCTGGGGTTGGATGCTGGTGGCCCGGCTCGGACTACGGCTCTCCCTGGTGAACCCACTCGTGCAGTTGCCGTTCGCGCTGGTGCCGGCGCTGGCCGCCGTGGTCGTCCGGCTCTGGGTCACCGGGGAGGGGTTCCGCGACGCGGGCCTGAGCCTGCGGCTACGCACCGCCTGGCCGTACTACCTGGCTGCATGGGTCGGCCCGTTGCTGCTCACGGCCGGCGGCGTGGGGTTAGCGGCGCTCCTCGGGCACCGGCCCGACATCGGCCAACTCGCCTCGATCACACCCTGGATGCCACCCTGGGCAGTGCCGCTGCTGCTTGCTGCGGCGGCACTGGTGCTGGCGCCGCTGTACTGGGGCGAGGAGTTCGGTTGGACCGGCTACCTGCGCCAACGGCTACTGCCGGGAAGGCCACTGCTATCGACGCTGGCAACCGGGCTGATCTGGGCCACCTGGCACTACCCGCTGGCCCTGCTCGGCTACCTGCACTTCGCCAACCTGTTCGCCGGGTTGGGTACTTGGACGCTCTCCTTCCTCTGCCAGGAGTACCTGCTCTCCTGGCTGCGGATCCGCAGCGGCAGCATCTGGCCGGCGTCACTCGCGCACGCCGGGAACAACCTGGTGCTCTCCGTGCTGCTCGGCGTCCTACTGGGCAGCGACTATGACGAGGTCGCGCTGACCCTGCTCCCGGTCCCGGCACTGGCCCTGGCAGCGTGCTGTGCGGCGCTCGGACTACGCGGGCGGCGAACAGCACGATCCGCGCGGACGCGGGACGCCGAGCCGGTCACCCCAGAGCTGGCGGCCCGCAGCGGCAGCAACTCGGCAGCGCGCGGCTGA
- a CDS encoding sensor histidine kinase, translated as MVRGIRPLVSGTTYAGALFAVLGAMASIPAAIVAMVAALAVVRSAAEPVQAAVALLIWAALLGVGGLARTSRRVLVGVSRRLLRLDLPDPVGANPGQTSESAFQVDGAPLPSVRLRGADRWRTPLWVLLHVALGWVLVSLGSLLVLAAIVLPACFLVGGVKLDWFDRTIQVSGGWQGLWTVLPAMLLLLLTAGLCAAVTAALRALAPRLLGPSAAERLALAAEREMVLAGRNRLAQELHDSIGHTLTAATIQAAVAGEVLAEDPVSARAAMRSIEETTRAALEDLDYVLGVLREENAATAPTRSLADLPELLDRLRHAGAVVEPELSGERELAQVPGTLSRAAYRILQEGLTNALRHGNGGLIRVRVLAAPDGLELSVANENAAAAPPVAGRAPSSGGFTSSGRGLAGLAERVRLLHGEFEAGPDGARGWRLAVRLPNRVSA; from the coding sequence ATGGTGAGGGGAATCCGGCCGCTGGTGAGCGGCACTACGTATGCGGGTGCGCTGTTCGCCGTTCTGGGCGCGATGGCGAGTATCCCGGCCGCGATTGTCGCGATGGTTGCGGCACTGGCGGTCGTTCGATCCGCCGCGGAGCCGGTGCAGGCAGCGGTGGCGCTGCTGATCTGGGCGGCGCTGCTCGGGGTGGGCGGCCTGGCTCGCACCAGTCGGCGGGTGCTGGTGGGGGTGTCGCGCCGACTGCTCCGTCTCGACCTGCCCGATCCGGTGGGCGCGAACCCGGGGCAGACGTCCGAGTCGGCGTTCCAGGTGGACGGTGCGCCGTTGCCGTCGGTCCGCTTGCGGGGCGCCGACCGCTGGCGAACGCCGCTCTGGGTGCTCCTGCACGTCGCACTCGGCTGGGTGTTGGTCTCCCTCGGGAGCCTGCTGGTGCTGGCGGCGATCGTCCTGCCCGCCTGCTTCCTCGTCGGTGGCGTGAAGCTCGACTGGTTCGACCGGACGATCCAGGTGAGCGGCGGCTGGCAGGGGCTGTGGACGGTGCTGCCGGCGATGCTGCTGCTCCTGCTGACCGCTGGGCTCTGTGCGGCGGTGACCGCGGCGCTTCGGGCCCTGGCGCCTCGGTTGCTGGGCCCGTCCGCGGCCGAGCGGTTGGCGCTGGCGGCCGAGCGGGAGATGGTGCTGGCCGGCCGCAACCGGCTGGCCCAGGAGTTGCACGACTCGATCGGTCACACGCTGACCGCCGCGACCATCCAGGCGGCGGTGGCCGGCGAGGTGCTGGCCGAGGACCCGGTCTCCGCCCGGGCCGCGATGCGCAGCATCGAGGAGACCACCCGCGCCGCGCTGGAGGACTTGGACTACGTGCTCGGGGTGCTGCGCGAGGAGAACGCGGCGACGGCGCCCACCAGGAGCCTGGCGGACCTGCCCGAACTGCTGGACCGCTTGCGGCACGCGGGTGCGGTGGTCGAGCCGGAGCTGTCCGGGGAGCGGGAGTTGGCCCAGGTGCCGGGCACCCTCTCCCGCGCCGCCTACCGGATCCTCCAGGAGGGCCTGACCAACGCGCTGCGGCACGGCAATGGCGGGCTGATCCGGGTCCGCGTGCTGGCGGCGCCTGACGGGCTGGAGCTGAGCGTGGCCAATGAGAACGCTGCGGCGGCCCCGCCGGTCGCCGGTCGCGCCCCGTCCTCCGGCGGCTTCACCTCCTCCGGCCGTGGCTTGGCCGGGCTGGCCGAGCGGGTCCGGCTGCTGCACGGCGAGTTCGAAGCCGGCCCGGACGGGGCGCGGGGCTGGCGACTGGCAGTGCGACTGCCGAACCGGGTGTCGGCATGA
- a CDS encoding response regulator transcription factor — protein MPHASHTPDPPSAPGPSAPVSLLIADDDEVTRSGLRTLLAAQPGLTVVGEAADGVEVIDRVRELRPDVVLMDVRMPRRNGIEATRLLLAESGQPPKVVVITTFENDDYVTAALSAGASGFVLKRLPVRQIAEAVRVVAEGEAILFPQALRRMVAARPLRSVEALPTAALTAREEEVLRLMATGLSNAEIAERLVVGQQTVKTHVGNVLIKLGAQNRTHAVVIAYESGLVVPGFGGANG, from the coding sequence ATGCCACACGCGTCGCACACGCCGGATCCGCCGTCGGCGCCCGGTCCGTCCGCCCCCGTCAGCCTGCTGATCGCCGACGACGACGAGGTGACCCGAAGCGGTCTGCGGACCCTGCTCGCCGCCCAACCCGGCCTCACCGTGGTCGGCGAGGCTGCCGACGGGGTGGAGGTGATCGACCGGGTCCGCGAACTGCGGCCGGACGTGGTGCTGATGGACGTGCGGATGCCCCGGCGCAACGGGATCGAGGCGACCAGGCTGTTGCTGGCCGAGTCGGGGCAGCCGCCGAAGGTCGTGGTGATCACCACCTTCGAGAACGACGACTACGTCACGGCCGCGCTGAGCGCCGGGGCCAGTGGCTTCGTGCTCAAGCGGCTGCCGGTCCGTCAGATCGCGGAGGCGGTGCGGGTGGTGGCGGAGGGCGAGGCGATCCTCTTCCCGCAGGCGCTGCGGCGGATGGTGGCCGCACGGCCGCTGCGCTCGGTCGAGGCGTTGCCGACGGCCGCGCTCACCGCTCGTGAGGAGGAGGTGCTGCGGCTGATGGCCACCGGTCTGTCCAACGCGGAGATCGCGGAGCGGCTGGTGGTGGGCCAGCAGACGGTGAAGACCCACGTGGGCAACGTGCTGATCAAGCTGGGCGCGCAGAACCGGACTCACGCGGTGGTCATCGCGTACGAGTCCGGTCTGGTGGTGCCGGGGTTCGGCGGTGCCAATGGCTAG
- a CDS encoding EamA family transporter yields MGGGRADTGRTGRIGVAAAAALAPASWGTTYLVTTQLLPEGRPMLAAVMRALPAGLLLLLLGRRLPKGRWWGRAIVLGMLNIGLFFPLIFIGAYRLPGGVAATIGALQPLLVTGFSVGVLKVRPSLRAVLAGLVGAGGVALLVLKSGARLDPTGLVAMVIAIVLMAMGTVLTRRWGRPEGATMLDLTAWQLVVGGIFLVPVATISEGMPPAPTTDNVIGFAYLGLVGTALAYALWFRGIERLGAGPASFLGLVNPLVATAGGIIVLHQTLTTWQVLGLVLALGAMLAGQGTGRKSAAAKAATAQAAAVSSAAQTAPEAPGVPTAPEGAVESQAAERAPLVRAAHGARREGINA; encoded by the coding sequence ATGGGTGGGGGACGCGCGGACACCGGTCGGACCGGACGGATCGGGGTGGCCGCCGCCGCGGCGCTGGCCCCGGCTTCCTGGGGCACCACCTACCTGGTGACCACCCAGTTGCTGCCCGAGGGCCGGCCGATGCTGGCCGCCGTGATGCGGGCACTTCCGGCGGGACTGCTGCTCCTGCTGCTCGGCCGCCGGCTGCCCAAGGGCCGCTGGTGGGGCCGGGCGATCGTGCTGGGGATGCTCAACATCGGACTGTTCTTCCCGCTGATCTTCATCGGCGCCTACCGGCTCCCCGGCGGCGTCGCGGCGACCATCGGCGCGCTGCAGCCGCTGCTGGTGACCGGGTTCTCGGTCGGCGTGCTCAAGGTACGGCCCAGCCTGCGCGCGGTACTGGCCGGACTGGTCGGCGCCGGCGGCGTGGCGCTGCTGGTGCTCAAGTCGGGCGCCCGACTCGACCCGACCGGGCTCGTGGCGATGGTGATCGCGATCGTGCTGATGGCCATGGGCACCGTGCTGACCCGTCGCTGGGGCCGCCCGGAGGGCGCCACCATGCTCGACCTGACGGCCTGGCAGCTGGTGGTCGGCGGGATCTTCCTGGTGCCGGTGGCGACGATCTCCGAGGGCATGCCGCCCGCACCCACCACGGACAACGTGATCGGGTTCGCCTACCTCGGCCTGGTCGGCACCGCGCTCGCCTACGCACTCTGGTTCCGCGGCATCGAACGGCTCGGCGCCGGCCCTGCCTCCTTCCTGGGCCTGGTCAACCCGCTGGTGGCGACCGCGGGCGGGATCATCGTGCTGCACCAGACGCTGACCACCTGGCAGGTGCTCGGGCTCGTGCTGGCGCTCGGCGCGATGCTGGCCGGCCAGGGAACGGGCCGGAAGTCGGCTGCGGCGAAGGCGGCGACGGCCCAGGCGGCGGCAGTGTCATCGGCAGCGCAGACCGCGCCCGAGGCGCCGGGAGTACCGACGGCGCCGGAGGGGGCCGTCGAGAGCCAAGCCGCAGAGCGGGCACCCCTGGTGCGCGCAGCCCACGGCGCCCGGCGGGAGGGCATTAACGCCTAG
- a CDS encoding MarR family winged helix-turn-helix transcriptional regulator translates to MAKSVHQGQPEHQPEQESKHQQNQSTHQAHPTHPGPGGQSPHHRDAVDDIVDQWRRERPELDPTPMALVGRINRFQNHIAVSLREFFALHNLDFSEFDVLATLRRSGGPCELSAGALLKSAMVTSGAITNRVDRLSAKGLVERRPSPTDRRAVLIRLTPAGRSLVDGILQDHIANEEDLIGALSAEEREQLDGLLRKLLAARGDTTLFG, encoded by the coding sequence ATGGCGAAGTCGGTCCACCAAGGCCAGCCGGAGCACCAGCCGGAGCAAGAGTCGAAGCACCAGCAGAACCAGTCGACCCATCAGGCCCATCCGACCCATCCCGGGCCCGGGGGCCAGTCTCCCCACCACCGCGACGCAGTGGACGACATCGTCGATCAGTGGCGGCGTGAGCGGCCCGAGCTGGACCCGACCCCGATGGCCCTGGTCGGCCGGATCAACCGGTTCCAGAACCACATCGCCGTCTCGCTGCGCGAGTTCTTCGCGCTGCACAACCTCGACTTCTCCGAGTTCGACGTGCTCGCCACGCTGCGTCGGTCCGGCGGGCCGTGCGAGCTGAGTGCCGGTGCGCTGCTGAAGAGCGCGATGGTCACCTCGGGGGCGATCACCAACCGGGTGGACCGGCTCTCCGCCAAGGGACTCGTCGAGCGCCGTCCCAGCCCGACCGATCGGCGCGCCGTACTGATCCGGCTGACCCCGGCGGGACGGTCCCTGGTGGACGGCATCCTGCAGGACCACATCGCGAACGAGGAGGACCTGATCGGCGCGCTGTCCGCCGAGGAGCGGGAGCAACTCGACGGCCTGCTGCGCAAGCTGCTCGCCGCCCGCGGGGACACCACGCTCTTCGGCTGA
- a CDS encoding PLP-dependent aminotransferase family protein, giving the protein MGESWVNSGEVVEPRGEVEPGGEVGADLYLELAPTGSRRDALTGALREAVRDGRLAAGSRLPPYRSLAADLGLARNTVAQAYAELVAEGWLTARQGSGTRVAPRVQPPADVRAPAPATVHAPARPPRPQVPRRAPVHTLLQGQPDASSFPRTAWAAATRRALQAAPAEAFGPGDPRGRYELRRALAEYLARARGVRTDPDRIVVCAGFATGLRMLYAGPGGGVLRGPLAVEEYGLPFHRKLLADAGVPTRPLTVDQHGALSSELARLTDVRAVLLTPAHQFPTGGPLHPERRLAAVDWARSRGTVVLEDDYDGDFRYDRQPVGALQGLEPERVVHLGSVSKSLSPGLRIGWLVLPAHLVEPVLAVKGEREGHTSVIDQLTLAEFLDSGSYDRHLRRMRQRYRERRDQLVAALAEQAPHITVSGIAAGLHAVLRLPPGTERATLRAAAWHGVALDGLAPFRHPDAVGPTPDGLVVGYAAPADHAWRGALAALCAVLPGP; this is encoded by the coding sequence ATGGGCGAATCTTGGGTCAATTCTGGTGAGGTTGTCGAGCCCCGTGGAGAGGTCGAGCCCGGTGGGGAGGTCGGCGCCGACCTGTACCTGGAGCTGGCGCCAACTGGCAGCCGGCGGGACGCGCTAACCGGCGCGCTGCGCGAGGCCGTGCGCGACGGGCGGCTGGCCGCGGGCAGCCGGCTGCCGCCGTACCGGTCGCTCGCGGCGGACTTGGGGCTGGCCCGCAACACGGTCGCCCAGGCCTACGCCGAGCTGGTGGCCGAGGGGTGGCTGACCGCGCGTCAGGGCTCGGGCACCCGGGTCGCGCCACGGGTGCAGCCACCGGCCGACGTCCGGGCGCCCGCTCCTGCCACCGTTCACGCCCCCGCTCGTCCGCCCCGTCCGCAGGTTCCGCGTCGCGCACCTGTGCACACCCTGCTGCAGGGCCAGCCGGACGCCTCGTCCTTCCCCCGCACCGCCTGGGCGGCGGCGACCCGGCGGGCGCTGCAGGCCGCGCCGGCCGAGGCGTTCGGCCCGGGCGACCCGCGCGGGCGCTACGAGCTGCGGCGGGCGCTGGCCGAGTACCTGGCGCGGGCCCGCGGCGTGCGCACCGATCCGGACCGGATCGTCGTCTGCGCCGGTTTCGCGACCGGCCTGCGGATGCTCTACGCCGGCCCCGGCGGCGGGGTGCTGCGCGGCCCCCTCGCCGTGGAGGAGTACGGGCTGCCGTTCCACCGCAAGCTGCTGGCCGACGCCGGGGTGCCGACCCGCCCACTGACGGTCGACCAGCACGGCGCACTCAGCTCGGAGTTGGCCCGGCTCACCGATGTCCGCGCGGTGCTGCTGACGCCGGCCCACCAGTTCCCGACCGGCGGACCGCTGCACCCCGAGCGCCGGCTCGCCGCCGTGGACTGGGCCCGCTCCCGGGGCACCGTGGTACTGGAGGACGACTACGACGGCGATTTCCGCTACGACCGCCAACCCGTCGGCGCGCTCCAGGGCTTGGAGCCCGAGCGGGTGGTGCACCTCGGCTCGGTGAGCAAGAGCCTCTCACCCGGTCTGCGGATCGGGTGGCTGGTGCTGCCCGCACACCTGGTGGAGCCGGTGCTGGCGGTCAAGGGCGAGCGCGAGGGGCACACCAGCGTGATCGACCAGCTGACCCTGGCCGAGTTCCTCGACTCCGGCTCCTACGACCGCCACCTGCGCCGGATGCGGCAGCGCTACCGGGAGCGGCGCGACCAGCTGGTGGCCGCGCTGGCCGAACAGGCGCCCCACATCACGGTGTCCGGGATCGCCGCCGGCCTGCACGCCGTGTTGCGACTGCCGCCCGGCACCGAGCGGGCCACCCTGCGGGCCGCCGCCTGGCACGGGGTGGCGCTCGACGGGCTCGCCCCCTTCCGCCACCCGGACGCCGTCGGGCCGACCCCCGACGGCCTGGTGGTCGGCTACGCCGCGCCGGCGGACCACGCCTGGCGCGGTGCGCTGGCGGCGCTGTGCGCGGTGCTGCCGGGGCCCTGA
- a CDS encoding carboxymuconolactone decarboxylase family protein: MTNTTATTAPAPTTSATAPEPRVLFAQQAPKAFKALLAFDAAAREGLDPVLVELVLIRASQLNGCAYCLHMHTSDARKAGESDERMHMVAVWHEAAHFFTPAEQAALALTEAITRISGSVPDEVYARAAAEFDEPTLARLIALICAINTWNRVALATGKVAGTDERR, encoded by the coding sequence ATGACGAACACCACCGCCACCACCGCCCCCGCCCCCACCACTTCCGCCACCGCCCCCGAACCCCGGGTCCTCTTCGCCCAGCAGGCCCCGAAGGCGTTCAAGGCCCTGCTCGCCTTCGACGCCGCCGCCCGCGAGGGCCTGGACCCGGTGCTCGTCGAGCTGGTCCTGATCCGCGCCTCCCAGCTCAACGGCTGCGCCTACTGCCTGCACATGCACACCTCGGACGCCCGCAAGGCCGGCGAGTCCGACGAGCGCATGCACATGGTCGCGGTCTGGCACGAGGCCGCCCACTTCTTCACCCCCGCCGAGCAGGCCGCCCTCGCGCTGACCGAGGCGATCACCCGGATCTCCGGCAGCGTTCCGGACGAGGTCTACGCCCGGGCCGCCGCCGAGTTCGACGAGCCCACGCTGGCCCGGCTGATCGCCCTGATCTGCGCCATCAACACCTGGAACCGGGTCGCGCTGGCCACCGGCAAGGTCGCCGGGACCGACGAGCGGCGCTGA
- a CDS encoding nitroreductase family protein — MTGDLHPLLAGRFSPYKFDPARAVDEHEVELLLEAARWAPSAGNSQPWGFLTARPGEPGHARVAPYLAPSSARWALDAGLLVVTLTRREVDGSDLQYSEFADFDLGQAVAHLTLQAQALGLASHQFRAFDLDGLTAELRPDPGWAVVSMIAVGRAADEPSPGRARRSTAELRSDPWGGSR, encoded by the coding sequence GTGACTGGTGATCTGCATCCGCTGCTGGCCGGGCGGTTCAGCCCGTACAAGTTCGATCCCGCCCGAGCGGTCGACGAGCACGAGGTGGAACTGCTGCTGGAGGCTGCCCGGTGGGCCCCCTCCGCCGGGAACTCCCAGCCGTGGGGGTTCCTGACCGCGCGGCCCGGGGAACCCGGACACGCGCGAGTGGCTCCGTACCTGGCGCCCAGTTCGGCCCGCTGGGCACTGGACGCCGGCCTGCTGGTGGTCACGCTGACCCGGCGTGAGGTGGACGGTTCCGACCTGCAGTACTCGGAGTTCGCCGACTTCGACCTGGGCCAGGCGGTCGCCCACCTGACCCTGCAGGCGCAGGCCCTGGGGCTGGCCTCGCACCAGTTCCGCGCGTTCGACCTGGACGGGCTGACGGCCGAGCTGCGCCCCGACCCCGGCTGGGCGGTGGTCTCGATGATCGCGGTCGGCCGGGCAGCCGACGAGCCGTCACCCGGCCGGGCCCGGCGCAGCACGGCCGAGCTGCGGTCGGATCCTTGGGGCGGGTCGCGCTGA
- a CDS encoding helix-turn-helix transcriptional regulator, which produces MANTSTRTLRLLSLLQTHRFWPGEELAGRLDVSARTLRRDIDRLRELGYPVEAQRGVDGGYQLAAGAALPPLVIDDEEAVALAVGLQAAAAGGVEGIAEASVRVLAKVVQVMPARLRRRVDALRAMTVPAAWDAPGAEPGIDPDGLTAVALACRDSEHLRFRYRAADGRQSARLVEPHRLVCLGRRWYLVAYDLDRQAWRTFRLDRLSAPLPGGTRFRPRELPAADYAEFVRDGANTAPRPYQVEALVEAPAATVRSAVGRWGTVEEVTAERCRLRMTADSLDWPAMALGALGAEFRVIEPPALRDHLAEWAERFARSAAG; this is translated from the coding sequence ATGGCGAACACCAGCACCCGGACCCTGCGCCTGCTCTCCCTGCTGCAGACCCACCGCTTCTGGCCCGGCGAAGAACTGGCCGGGCGACTCGACGTGTCGGCCCGCACCCTGCGCCGGGACATCGACCGGCTGCGCGAGCTCGGCTACCCCGTGGAGGCGCAGCGCGGCGTGGACGGCGGCTACCAGCTGGCCGCCGGCGCCGCGCTGCCGCCGCTGGTGATCGACGACGAGGAGGCGGTCGCGCTCGCCGTCGGCCTGCAGGCTGCCGCCGCCGGCGGCGTGGAGGGCATCGCCGAGGCCTCGGTGCGGGTGCTGGCCAAGGTGGTCCAGGTGATGCCCGCCCGGCTGCGCCGACGGGTGGACGCACTGCGGGCGATGACCGTGCCCGCGGCCTGGGACGCGCCCGGCGCCGAACCGGGGATCGACCCCGACGGGCTCACCGCCGTCGCACTCGCCTGCCGGGACAGCGAGCACCTGCGGTTCCGCTACCGCGCCGCCGACGGCCGGCAGAGCGCGCGGCTGGTCGAGCCGCACCGACTGGTCTGCCTCGGACGGCGCTGGTACCTGGTCGCCTACGACCTCGACCGGCAGGCCTGGCGCACCTTCCGGCTCGACCGGCTGAGCGCGCCGCTGCCCGGCGGCACCCGGTTCCGACCGCGCGAACTGCCCGCCGCCGACTACGCCGAGTTCGTCCGGGACGGCGCGAACACCGCGCCCCGCCCCTACCAGGTCGAGGCCCTGGTCGAGGCCCCCGCCGCCACCGTGCGGTCCGCGGTCGGACGCTGGGGCACGGTCGAGGAGGTGACCGCCGAACGCTGCCGGCTGCGGATGACCGCCGACTCGCTGGACTGGCCCGCCATGGCCCTCGGCGCGCTCGGCGCCGAGTTCCGGGTGATCGAGCCGCCCGCACTGCGCGACCACCTCGCCGAGTGGGCCGAGCGGTTCGCCCGCTCGGCGGCCGGTTGA
- a CDS encoding DinB family protein, with the protein MTETTTPAQNTPLTGERADLLTALGKQRHFLRFTTRDLDDEQAGRRTTVSALCLGGLIKHVSSVERLWAEFIVTGPAAMPDFSTFTEADFARRGDEFKLLPGETLDEVLADYAEVARRTDELVATLPDLDAAHPLPKAPWFEVGASWSARRVLLHIVAETAQHAGHADIIREALDGARSMG; encoded by the coding sequence ATGACCGAGACCACCACCCCGGCCCAGAACACCCCCCTGACCGGCGAGCGCGCGGACCTGCTGACGGCGCTCGGCAAGCAGCGCCACTTCCTGCGCTTCACCACCCGTGACCTCGACGACGAGCAGGCCGGCCGCCGCACCACGGTCAGCGCGCTCTGCCTCGGCGGGCTGATCAAGCACGTCAGCTCGGTGGAGCGGCTCTGGGCGGAGTTCATCGTCACCGGGCCGGCGGCGATGCCCGACTTCAGCACCTTCACCGAGGCGGACTTCGCCCGCCGGGGCGACGAGTTCAAGCTGCTGCCCGGGGAGACGCTGGACGAGGTGCTGGCCGACTACGCGGAGGTGGCCCGCCGGACCGACGAGCTGGTCGCCACCCTGCCCGACCTGGACGCCGCCCACCCGCTGCCGAAGGCGCCCTGGTTCGAGGTCGGCGCGTCCTGGTCGGCCCGGCGGGTGCTGCTGCACATCGTCGCCGAGACGGCCCAGCACGCGGGCCACGCCGACATCATCCGCGAGGCCCTGGACGGTGCCCGCAGCATGGGGTGA
- a CDS encoding VOC family protein, with amino-acid sequence MTAIGSVSSIVLDCADPVALAAFYQRVTGWELTASEPEFAALGGGSGAGLGFVRVAGYRAPAWPADGPHVHLDFTVADQAAAVEELLALGASRAELQPGEGQWTVLTDPAGHPFCVSAG; translated from the coding sequence ATGACCGCCATCGGTTCCGTCTCTTCCATCGTCCTCGACTGCGCCGACCCGGTCGCGCTCGCCGCCTTCTACCAGCGCGTCACGGGCTGGGAACTCACCGCCAGCGAGCCGGAGTTCGCCGCCCTCGGCGGCGGCTCCGGAGCCGGGCTCGGCTTCGTCCGGGTGGCCGGCTACCGGGCCCCCGCGTGGCCGGCGGACGGCCCGCACGTCCACCTCGACTTCACCGTGGCCGACCAGGCCGCCGCCGTGGAGGAGCTGCTCGCCCTCGGCGCCTCCCGGGCCGAACTCCAGCCGGGCGAGGGCCAGTGGACCGTGCTCACCGACCCCGCGGGCCACCCGTTCTGCGTCAGCGCGGGCTGA
- a CDS encoding helix-turn-helix domain-containing protein encodes MLSSVPVASRPAFEISAVTCRAHHARWSAPEARDDHRVVLVRRGGFRRSAAGVAADLDRTLGYLAGPGEEESFAHPAGGDLCTAVTVTPELWRSLAGDTPVPAARTLPVDPRLDLAHRRLLLAGRSGDVDFALAEELVGLLTTAVTRTVAGPVPAGGGSALRDRRLVAAAREAIVADHPAAGTLLSLAELLGVSPYRLSRAFPRELGVSVTGYRHRVRIATALDRLEGGEPSLAALAAELGYADQAHFTRTLHRHLGHTPSAVRRLLRRTVSGGRAASA; translated from the coding sequence GTGCTCAGCAGCGTGCCCGTCGCCAGCCGACCCGCCTTCGAGATCAGCGCGGTGACCTGCCGCGCGCACCACGCCCGCTGGTCCGCGCCGGAGGCGCGGGACGACCACCGGGTGGTCCTGGTGCGCCGGGGCGGGTTCCGGCGCAGTGCGGCGGGGGTGGCCGCCGACCTGGACCGGACCCTCGGCTACCTGGCGGGTCCGGGCGAGGAGGAGAGCTTCGCGCACCCGGCCGGCGGCGACCTGTGCACGGCGGTCACCGTGACGCCGGAGCTGTGGCGGTCGCTGGCCGGCGACACGCCGGTGCCCGCCGCACGGACGCTCCCGGTGGACCCGCGCCTGGACCTGGCGCACCGTCGGCTGCTGCTGGCGGGCCGTTCGGGCGACGTCGACTTCGCGCTGGCCGAGGAGTTGGTGGGCCTGCTCACCACGGCCGTCACCCGCACCGTGGCCGGCCCGGTGCCGGCGGGCGGCGGCTCGGCGCTGCGGGACCGGCGGCTGGTCGCGGCGGCCCGCGAGGCGATCGTGGCCGATCACCCGGCGGCCGGCACGCTGCTCTCGCTGGCCGAACTGCTGGGGGTCTCGCCGTACCGGCTGAGCCGCGCCTTCCCGCGCGAACTCGGGGTCTCCGTGACGGGGTACCGGCACCGGGTGCGGATCGCGACGGCGTTGGACCGGTTGGAGGGCGGCGAGCCGAGCCTGGCCGCGCTCGCGGCCGAGCTCGGCTACGCCGACCAGGCCCACTTCACCCGGACGCTGCACCGCCACCTCGGCCACACCCCGAGCGCGGTGCGTCGGCTCCTGCGGCGGACGGTCAGCGGCGGCCGTGCGGCCAGCGCTTGA